From Coccinella septempunctata chromosome 4, icCocSept1.1, whole genome shotgun sequence, a single genomic window includes:
- the LOC123311817 gene encoding Golgi reassembly-stacking protein 2 isoform X3, with translation MGNSESVDIPGGGSEGYHVLRVQENSPGSRAGLQPFFDFIVAVNGVRLDKDNDALKQILKNGIGKRLPLTIYSSKTQSVRSVTIEPSDSWGGQGLLGVSIRFCSFEGSNENVWHVLEVHPNSPALIAGLQHFTDYIIGADSVLHESEDLYALIENHEGKKLKLYVYNSNDDSCREITIIPNRNWGGEGLLGCGIGYGYLHRIPVRVSYSSGQLKGECPTIKSEPQVYGTHAIADGKINDASNIISVPSRDNQLPDAVNENPYRIKSNNFTSDLPPPSSIPATLKLQNVTNLQAPCTAIRSMVSTTSSLPVMNKGTLIDTVHSQLNAVHMYTVNDGGSNSTIDSFPSIPVIMPSALPLPQTAVDANVENVDGDVSQQHFFFNHEIAAQSAQQLLQNNPNFQIS, from the exons ATGGGTAATTCTGAAAGTGTAGATATTCCTGGTGGAGGCTCTGAAGGCTATCATGTGCTACGG GTACAAGAAAACTCACCCGGAAGTAGGGCCGGCCTGCAGccttttttcgatttcattgtTGCTGTTAATGGTGTTCGTTTAGACAAGGATAATGATGCCTtgaaacaaattttgaaaaatggtatag GTAAACGTTTGCCACTCACTATATATAGCAGCAAAACACAAAGTGTGAGAAGTGTAACAATTGAACCAAGCGACTCGTGGGGAGGCCAAGGTTTGCTTGGAGTAAGCATTCGATTCTGCTCCTTTGAAGGTTCAAATGAAAATGTCTGGCATGTGCTTGAAGTACATCCTAATTCTCCTGCATTAATAGCGGGTCTTCAACATTTTACTGATTATATTATTGGAGCTGATTCTGTTTTGCATGAATCTGAAGATTTATATGCTTTAATTGAAAATcatgaaggaaaaaaattgaaattatatgtatataattcAAATGATGATTCTTGTAGAGAAATAACTATAATACCTAATCGGAATTGGGGAGGGGAGGGGCTTTTAGGTTGTGGCATTGGATATGGTTATCTTCATCGAATTCCAGTTAGAG TTTCATACTCTTCAGGACAGTTAAAAGGAGAATGTCCTACAATTAAGTCTGAACCTCAAGTATATGGAACACATGCTATAGCTGATGGAAAAATAAATGATGCTTCAAATATTATTTCTGTACCATCAAGAGATAACCAGTTGCCTGATGCTGTAAATGAGAATCCTTATAGAATTAAATCCAACAACTTTACTTCCGATCTACCACCTCCTTCAAGTATTCCTGCAACTTTAAAACTGCAAAATGTAACAAATCTTCAAGCCCCATGTACTGCAATAAGAAGTATGGTTTCAACTACTTCATCTTTACCTGTTATGAATAAAGGCACTTTAATTGATACAGTGCACAGTCAATTGAATGCAGTTCATATGTATACTGTCAACGATGGGGGATCAAATTCTACGATTGATTCATTTCCTTCAATTCCTGTTATTATGCCAAGTGCACTACCATTACCCCAAACTGCTGTAGATGCAAATGTAGAAAATGTTGATGGTGATGTTTCTCAACAGCACTTTTTCTTCAATCACGAGATTGCAGCTCAGTCAGCCCAACAGTTGTTACAAAATAacccaaattttcaaataagtTAG
- the LOC123311817 gene encoding Golgi reassembly-stacking protein 2 isoform X1 — protein MGNSESVDIPGGGSEGYHVLRVQENSPGSRAGLQPFFDFIVAVNGVRLDKDNDALKQILKNGIGKRLPLTIYSSKTQSVRSVTIEPSDSWGGQGLLGVSIRFCSFEGSNENVWHVLEVHPNSPALIAGLQHFTDYIIGADSVLHESEDLYALIENHEGKKLKLYVYNSNDDSCREITIIPNRNWGGEGLLGCGIGYGYLHRIPVRGSSSVTTIDNTYSYIEPSVSYSSGQLKGECPTIKSEPQVYGTHAIADGKINDASNIISVPSRDNQLPDAVNENPYRIKSNNFTSDLPPPSSIPATLKLQNVTNLQAPCTAIRSMVSTTSSLPVMNKGTLIDTVHSQLNAVHMYTVNDGGSNSTIDSFPSIPVIMPSALPLPQTAVDANVENVDGDVSQQHFFFNHEIAAQSAQQLLQNNPNFQIS, from the exons ATGGGTAATTCTGAAAGTGTAGATATTCCTGGTGGAGGCTCTGAAGGCTATCATGTGCTACGG GTACAAGAAAACTCACCCGGAAGTAGGGCCGGCCTGCAGccttttttcgatttcattgtTGCTGTTAATGGTGTTCGTTTAGACAAGGATAATGATGCCTtgaaacaaattttgaaaaatggtatag GTAAACGTTTGCCACTCACTATATATAGCAGCAAAACACAAAGTGTGAGAAGTGTAACAATTGAACCAAGCGACTCGTGGGGAGGCCAAGGTTTGCTTGGAGTAAGCATTCGATTCTGCTCCTTTGAAGGTTCAAATGAAAATGTCTGGCATGTGCTTGAAGTACATCCTAATTCTCCTGCATTAATAGCGGGTCTTCAACATTTTACTGATTATATTATTGGAGCTGATTCTGTTTTGCATGAATCTGAAGATTTATATGCTTTAATTGAAAATcatgaaggaaaaaaattgaaattatatgtatataattcAAATGATGATTCTTGTAGAGAAATAACTATAATACCTAATCGGAATTGGGGAGGGGAGGGGCTTTTAGGTTGTGGCATTGGATATGGTTATCTTCATCGAATTCCAGTTAGAGGTAGTTCTTCTGTAACAACAATTGATAATACATATTCTTACATTGAACCTTCAGTTTCATACTCTTCAGGACAGTTAAAAGGAGAATGTCCTACAATTAAGTCTGAACCTCAAGTATATGGAACACATGCTATAGCTGATGGAAAAATAAATGATGCTTCAAATATTATTTCTGTACCATCAAGAGATAACCAGTTGCCTGATGCTGTAAATGAGAATCCTTATAGAATTAAATCCAACAACTTTACTTCCGATCTACCACCTCCTTCAAGTATTCCTGCAACTTTAAAACTGCAAAATGTAACAAATCTTCAAGCCCCATGTACTGCAATAAGAAGTATGGTTTCAACTACTTCATCTTTACCTGTTATGAATAAAGGCACTTTAATTGATACAGTGCACAGTCAATTGAATGCAGTTCATATGTATACTGTCAACGATGGGGGATCAAATTCTACGATTGATTCATTTCCTTCAATTCCTGTTATTATGCCAAGTGCACTACCATTACCCCAAACTGCTGTAGATGCAAATGTAGAAAATGTTGATGGTGATGTTTCTCAACAGCACTTTTTCTTCAATCACGAGATTGCAGCTCAGTCAGCCCAACAGTTGTTACAAAATAacccaaattttcaaataagtTAG
- the LOC123311817 gene encoding Golgi reassembly-stacking protein 2 isoform X2, whose product MGNSESVDIPGGGSEGYHVLRVQENSPGSRAGLQPFFDFIVAVNGVRLDKDNDALKQILKNGKRLPLTIYSSKTQSVRSVTIEPSDSWGGQGLLGVSIRFCSFEGSNENVWHVLEVHPNSPALIAGLQHFTDYIIGADSVLHESEDLYALIENHEGKKLKLYVYNSNDDSCREITIIPNRNWGGEGLLGCGIGYGYLHRIPVRGSSSVTTIDNTYSYIEPSVSYSSGQLKGECPTIKSEPQVYGTHAIADGKINDASNIISVPSRDNQLPDAVNENPYRIKSNNFTSDLPPPSSIPATLKLQNVTNLQAPCTAIRSMVSTTSSLPVMNKGTLIDTVHSQLNAVHMYTVNDGGSNSTIDSFPSIPVIMPSALPLPQTAVDANVENVDGDVSQQHFFFNHEIAAQSAQQLLQNNPNFQIS is encoded by the exons ATGGGTAATTCTGAAAGTGTAGATATTCCTGGTGGAGGCTCTGAAGGCTATCATGTGCTACGG GTACAAGAAAACTCACCCGGAAGTAGGGCCGGCCTGCAGccttttttcgatttcattgtTGCTGTTAATGGTGTTCGTTTAGACAAGGATAATGATGCCTtgaaacaaattttgaaaaatg GTAAACGTTTGCCACTCACTATATATAGCAGCAAAACACAAAGTGTGAGAAGTGTAACAATTGAACCAAGCGACTCGTGGGGAGGCCAAGGTTTGCTTGGAGTAAGCATTCGATTCTGCTCCTTTGAAGGTTCAAATGAAAATGTCTGGCATGTGCTTGAAGTACATCCTAATTCTCCTGCATTAATAGCGGGTCTTCAACATTTTACTGATTATATTATTGGAGCTGATTCTGTTTTGCATGAATCTGAAGATTTATATGCTTTAATTGAAAATcatgaaggaaaaaaattgaaattatatgtatataattcAAATGATGATTCTTGTAGAGAAATAACTATAATACCTAATCGGAATTGGGGAGGGGAGGGGCTTTTAGGTTGTGGCATTGGATATGGTTATCTTCATCGAATTCCAGTTAGAGGTAGTTCTTCTGTAACAACAATTGATAATACATATTCTTACATTGAACCTTCAGTTTCATACTCTTCAGGACAGTTAAAAGGAGAATGTCCTACAATTAAGTCTGAACCTCAAGTATATGGAACACATGCTATAGCTGATGGAAAAATAAATGATGCTTCAAATATTATTTCTGTACCATCAAGAGATAACCAGTTGCCTGATGCTGTAAATGAGAATCCTTATAGAATTAAATCCAACAACTTTACTTCCGATCTACCACCTCCTTCAAGTATTCCTGCAACTTTAAAACTGCAAAATGTAACAAATCTTCAAGCCCCATGTACTGCAATAAGAAGTATGGTTTCAACTACTTCATCTTTACCTGTTATGAATAAAGGCACTTTAATTGATACAGTGCACAGTCAATTGAATGCAGTTCATATGTATACTGTCAACGATGGGGGATCAAATTCTACGATTGATTCATTTCCTTCAATTCCTGTTATTATGCCAAGTGCACTACCATTACCCCAAACTGCTGTAGATGCAAATGTAGAAAATGTTGATGGTGATGTTTCTCAACAGCACTTTTTCTTCAATCACGAGATTGCAGCTCAGTCAGCCCAACAGTTGTTACAAAATAacccaaattttcaaataagtTAG